AACAGACGGTTCCAGCGCACTCCTCCATTGAATAGCGAACGGTCGGGATCGCTTGACCACCAGATGAAGATAGGTTTGCCCACGATGTGATCCTCGGGCACAAAACCCCAGTAGCGTGAGTCGGCTGAGTTGTGGCGGTTGTCGCCCATCATCCAGTAGTAGTCCAGTTTGAAGGTATAGCTGTTGGCCTCTTCGCCATTAATGAATATCTTGCCGTCGCGCACCTCCAGACTGTTGTGCTCATACACTTTGATGGGGCGTTCGTAAATGGGCAGGTTGTCGAGTGTAAGGTCGATGCTCTCACCCTTGGCAGGAATCCAGATAGGACCGTAGTTGTCGCGTGTCCAGTGCATGTTTCCGTTCTGAGGATAGATGGCACGCTCGGGCTGGAAAGGAGCAAGGTCGGCATCGCTCACAGGCTGAACGGTCTTGGCTATACCGCGGCGCTTCAGTTCGCTGGCTGTATGGTGAGTCATAGGCATCACGCCCATCCGACTGAGCTGAATGACATCCTCTTTCGTGATTTGCAGTTCTTTGCGCAGGGCGTCCATCTGTTCGCCCATCAAGTCATAGACCGAGATGTTGTTCAGTTCTACGAAGTAGGTGTACTGCACGTTGTCGGGCTCTTTGTTGGCCTTGCCGTCGAGATAAACAATCTGGTCGCGAATCTCGAGTGTCTGTCCAGGCAGGCCCACACAACGTTTCACATAGTTTTCACGACGGTCGGTAGGACGGTATTCAACCTCGCCAAACTCGTTTTGATTGTTCTTCAGGAATTCCGATCCCAGACTATAGATAATATCGAAGAACTTGCGGCGCTGTTCGGCAGTCATGGAGTCTGGCTGCATTTGCATGCCGGGATACTGCTCCTCCAACAGACGATAGCCATTGTCGTAGCACAGTTCGTAGTAACGTGTCTTGTTGGTGGGATCGTAGTGGTTCACCAGTACGGAATCGCCGGCAGGGTAGTTGAACACCACGATATCGTTCACTTCCACCTTGCCCAGTCCGCTCACACGGCGGTATTCCCAGTGGGGCCAGCCAATGTACGATTTGATGGATGGACCTACAAAGGGAGGCATCTGCATCTCGTCCTGAGTCAGGGGCATGGTGAGTGGTGTCTCAGGAATACGGGGACCGTAGCTCACTTTCGACACAAAGAGATAGTCGCCCGTGAGCAATGACTTCTCCAGCGAACTGGAGGGAATCACATAGTTCTGGAAGAAGAACAGGTTGATGAAATAAACTGCCACGAGGGCAAACACGATAGCATCAACCCAAGACATGATTGTGCGGGTGACAGGGCTCTCTGACTCGCGCCACCACTGCCATTTTATTTTCTTTGTGATATAGATATCAAAAATGAAAGGAATGACCAGCAGTCCCCACCATGAACCAAGCCAATAGAGGAAGAGAAGGTAGAGAATCAGTACGCTGATAAATTTCAGCCACTGGATTTTCTTGTTTACTGTTTTTTCAGAATCTTTCTTCGGGCGTTCGTAATTGGGACGGCTGCTGAATAGATCCCAGATAGATATTTTTCTTGACATACGATGTTAGAATTTGAACATGTCGCTAATAGTCAGCAGGCCGTTATGCTCCTTTGTGTATTCGGCAGCAAGTACGGCACCAAGGGCGAAGCCACGGCGTGAATGGGCATCGTGAGTGATGGTGATGCAGTCGGCATCGCTGTCATAGCGAATAGTGTGAATACCAGGAACTTCGCCACGACGAATATGGTCTATTCGTAGCAACTTCGGGTCGGTAGTGTCTTCAGCCCAGGCTTCCTTGCGATCGATGGCCTCGACAATCTCTTCGCCCAGTGTAATGGCTGTGCCTGAGGGGTGATCAAGTTTGTGTACGTGGTGTGTTTCCTCCAGTTCTACATCATACTGAGGAAACTGGTTCATAATTTTGGCAAGATAGCGGTTGACAGCCGAGAAAATGGCTACACCGATACTGAAGTTG
The sequence above is a segment of the Prevotella sp. E9-3 genome. Coding sequences within it:
- the lepB gene encoding signal peptidase I, giving the protein MSRKISIWDLFSSRPNYERPKKDSEKTVNKKIQWLKFISVLILYLLFLYWLGSWWGLLVIPFIFDIYITKKIKWQWWRESESPVTRTIMSWVDAIVFALVAVYFINLFFFQNYVIPSSSLEKSLLTGDYLFVSKVSYGPRIPETPLTMPLTQDEMQMPPFVGPSIKSYIGWPHWEYRRVSGLGKVEVNDIVVFNYPAGDSVLVNHYDPTNKTRYYELCYDNGYRLLEEQYPGMQMQPDSMTAEQRRKFFDIIYSLGSEFLKNNQNEFGEVEYRPTDRRENYVKRCVGLPGQTLEIRDQIVYLDGKANKEPDNVQYTYFVELNNISVYDLMGEQMDALRKELQITKEDVIQLSRMGVMPMTHHTASELKRRGIAKTVQPVSDADLAPFQPERAIYPQNGNMHWTRDNYGPIWIPAKGESIDLTLDNLPIYERPIKVYEHNSLEVRDGKIFINGEEANSYTFKLDYYWMMGDNRHNSADSRYWGFVPEDHIVGKPIFIWWSSDPDRSLFNGGVRWNRLFRFVDDIK
- the dapB gene encoding 4-hydroxy-tetrahydrodipicolinate reductase, which gives rise to MKIALIGYGKMGKMIEEIALSRGHEIVSIIDIDNQQDFESEAFASADVAIEFTNPTVAYDNYLKAWKAGVKVVSGSTGWLKEHGDDVREACANGKTLFWASNFSIGVAIFSAVNRYLAKIMNQFPQYDVELEETHHVHKLDHPSGTAITLGEEIVEAIDRKEAWAEDTTDPKLLRIDHIRRGEVPGIHTIRYDSDADCITITHDAHSRRGFALGAVLAAEYTKEHNGLLTISDMFKF